In Musa acuminata AAA Group cultivar baxijiao chromosome BXJ2-3, Cavendish_Baxijiao_AAA, whole genome shotgun sequence, the following proteins share a genomic window:
- the LOC135607428 gene encoding uncharacterized protein LOC135607428 isoform X6, which translates to MINYRRHILVHRRTLKIDKDFPRNREYLGAFWDKLSSDKAEEILSFTNMSIEEVSGASIIRVLSLWIGKPFFHSLPQTYAKAGSALLDVIQASPPICSKKLFSILDDASENTFLCTGTAVSLQKFVFDGEVSKIALEMKNLIACISFLLEQKLVKSWVADKDAEALRCHKLLMEEEEAAQRRQAELLERKRLKKLRQKEQKTKDLIGVENRIGSIRSTDGKTEFPGRSSSRTPSHSDLNTPAISENQVHHFTPSLDPVMATDFRMHVDTEVAVQYIVQNQMNDKQHPVSTQHLLSKPKKTIKNGFGTFQVPAAKFSGPKKNGLYKDTKAASSTTGYKIWTQKNRREEVPYDRMDKIHPDHSVYVDGSKVIIGSICVALGSSDRSKSSQGKLVKPCTKHNNVKSSTGMLWKPVGCHESGYELTTISDMKNYNLDVSLAKNSDQVSPSETHLALVEKRDCVPGAQQDSLAAQTSAGPLLFSSKIAEAFLTERWKEAIAADHVKLVLPSETEAYDSCDNPQYDCSEERPHSYDCLGHGKFGSGEKGGVPGMDLIESSSKPKFRTKPDKNYKLKYVAKQRSTALGE; encoded by the exons ATGATAAATTATAGAAGACACATACTTGTGCATAGGCGTACCTTAAAGATTGATAAG GATTTTCCAAGGAACAGGGAGTATTTGGGTGCCTTCTGGGATAAG CTATCTTCGGATAAGGCTGAAGAAATTCTTTCTTTCACAAACATGTCCATAGAG GAGGTTAGTGGTGCTTCAATCATAAGGGTATTGTCATTATGGATTGGAAAGCCATTCTTTCATTCTCTACCGCAAACATATGCAAAGGCTGGATCTGCTTTATTG GATGTGATCCAAGCAAGCCCACCGATATGCTCCAAGAAACTCTTTAGTATCCTTGATGATGCAAGTGAAAATACTTTTTTGTGCACTGGCACAGCTGTGTCCTTGCAGAAGTTTGTGTTTGACGGTGAAGTATCAAAGATTGCACTGGAAATGAAAAACCTCATTGCTTGTATTAGTTTCTTGCTTGAGCAGAAACTG GTCAAATCATGGGTTGCTGACAAGGATGCTGAAGCTTTAAGATGCCATAAGTTGctcatggaggaagaggaagctgcTCAGAGAAG GCAAGCTGAACTTCTGGAAAGGAAAAGATTGAAGAAACTTAGGcagaaagaacagaaaacaaaggaCTTAATTGGTGTAGAAAATAGGATCGGTTCAATTAGAAGTACAGACGGCAAAACTGAATTCCCTGGGAGATCAAGTTCAAGGACTCCATCTCATTCAGATTTGAATACCCCAGCAATATCAGAAAACCAAGTCCATCATTTTACTCCATCATTGGACCCTGTTATGGCTACCGACTTCAGGATGCATGTGGATACTGAGGTTGCAGTTCAGTATATTGTTCAAAATCAGATGAATGACAAACAACATCCTGTTTCCACGCAGCATTTACTCTCCAAACCAAAAAAAACCATTAAAAATGGTTTTGGTACATTTCAGGTCCCTGCTGCAAAATTTTCAGGTCCAAAAAAAAATGGTCTCTATAAGGACACAAAGGCCGCTTCATCAACCACTGGTTATAAGATTTGGACCCAGAAAAATAGGCGAGAGGAGGTGCCATATGACAGAATGGACAAGATTCATCCAGATCATTCGGTTTATGTTGATGGTTCGAAGGTTATAATTGGTTCAATATGTGTAGCACTTGGAAGCAGTGATAGATCTAAATCTTCTCAAGGGAAGCTGGTCAAGCCTTGTACTAAACACAACAATGTCAAATCTTCAACAGGAATGCTGTGGAAACCCGTGGGATGCCATGAAAGTGGGTATGAATTGACAACTATATCTGATATGAAGAACTATAACTTGGATGTGTCTTTGGCCAAAAATTCTGACCAAGTTTCTCCCAGCGAGACCCATCTTGCTTTAGTTGAGAAGAGAGACTGTGTTCCTGGGGCACAGCAGGACTCTTTGGCAGCCCAAACAAGTGCAGGGCCATTGTTGTTCTCAAGCAAAATTGCAGAGGCTTTTCTCACAGAGA GATGGAAGGAGGCCATTGCTGCAGATCATGTGAAGCTAGTTCTACCATCTGAAACTGAAGCATATGATAGCTGTGATAATCCCCAGTATGATTGCTCTGAGGAAAGGCCACATTCTTATGATTGCCTTGGACATGGCAAATTTGGTAGCGGAGAAAAAGGTGGGGTGCCTGGAATGGATTTGATCGAATCTTCATCCAAGCCTAAATTTAGAACAAAGCCCGACAAAAATTACAAACTAAAATATGTTGCGAAGCAACGGAGTACTGCTTTAGGTGAGTAG